In one Gossypium hirsutum isolate 1008001.06 chromosome D09, Gossypium_hirsutum_v2.1, whole genome shotgun sequence genomic region, the following are encoded:
- the LOC107928990 gene encoding PH, RCC1 and FYVE domains-containing protein 1, with protein sequence MADLVRHCNSERDIEQALIALKKGTQLIKYSRKGKPKFRAFRLSPDETALIWLSHGEEKTLKLSLVSRIVLGQRTAVFKRYLRPEKDYLSFSLLYNNSERSLDLICKDKVEAEVWLAGLKALIGQNRNRRTESVLSDLQEGYFVRNGPRFGTALESNNFCKVSIDFGSSDVVSERENMQMRNNGGDGFRLSVSSTHSCASGGSAGPDDIESLGDLYVWGEVWSDGLNPDGSVSLVPAKIDVLTPKPLESNVVLDVHQIACGARHVALVTKQGEVFTWGEESGGRLGHGIEKDFSRPQLVEVLALTTVEFVASGEYQTCAVSTAGDLFTWGDGTHNAGILGHGTDVSHWIPKRVSGALEGIQVLSIACGAWHSALATSDGKLFTFGDGTFGVLGHGDRESVKYPKLVQMLSGLKTIKVACGVWHTAAIVEVIGQAGVNVSSRKLFTWGDGDKHRLGHGSKETYLLPNCVSSLIDYNFHQLACGHTITVALTTSGHVFTMGGTAHGQLGNPNSDGKLPCLVQEKLVGEFVEEISCGAYHVAVLTSRSEVFTWGRGANGRLGHGDVEDRKTPTLVESLKDKHVKNISCGSNFTSSICIHKWVSGTDQSVCSGCRQAFGFTRKRHNCYNCGMVHCHACSSKKALKAALAPTPGKPHRVCDTCYAKLKAAEAGNASNPTRKVSGLNSSIDSRERSDKFEIRPSRLLLYPTAEPAKYFEIRSGKHEARSNSPSLVRGSQVPSLLQLKDVAFPSSFTAIQNVLKPVPSPSPPPSPPPPPGSYSPINSRSSSPYSRRPSPPRSATPAFSKGVMESLRKSNELLNQEVSKLQKQIKSLKQKYDSQDMEILKLQKSAQQSTSYATKESSKSNEAKKLVKSITDQLMEITEKLPPEVSDDETFKAIQTRAKTFLNRLETSETYLPASLESSPMEGNTDASKWRPSESSAIRDGSEKEITEQFEPGVYITYVYHNNGGKIFKRVRFSKRKFDEQHAGEWWSNNKDRVLMRYSPNAAKLASAVSSPTPLPADEETSEAAPPS encoded by the exons ATGGCAGATCTTGTTCGTCATTGCAATTCTGAGCGTGACATTGAGCAA GCACTTATCGCTTTGAAAAAGGGCACTCAACTCATCAAGTATAGCCGTAAAGGAAAACCCAAGTTTCGTGCATTTAGACTCTCTCCG GATGAAACAGCACTAATATGGTTATCACATGGAGAAGAGAAGACACTGAAATTAAGCTTGGTCTCTCGTATCGTTCTTGGACAACGAACT GCTGTTTTTAAAAGATATTTGCGCCCGGAAAAGGACTACTTGTCATTTTCGCTTCTATACAATAACAGTGAAAGATCTCTCGACCTG ATCTGCAAGGACAAAGTTGAAGCCGAAGTTTGGTTAGCAGGGCTCAAGGCTTTGATTGGACAGAACCGTAATAGACGGACTGAGAGTGTTTTAAGTGAC CTTCAAGAAGGATATTTTGTACGAAATGGTCCCCGATTTGGTACTGCTCTAGAATCAAACAATTTCTGTAAGGTGTCTATAGATTTCGGAAGCTCAGATGTGGTATCAGAACGTGAAAATATGCAGATGAGAAATAATGGTGGAGATGGTTTCCGACTTAGTGTTTCAAGCACGCATAGCTGTGCGAGTGGTGGATCTGCAGGTCCAGATGATATAGAATCATTAGGTGATCTTTATGTGTGGGGAGAAGTTTGGTCCGATGGACTTAATCCTGATGGGTCAGTAAGTTTAGTCCCAGCAAAAATTGATGTGCTAACTCCTAAGCCCCTAGAATCAAATGTTGTACTTGATGTTCATCAGATAGCTTGTGGGGCAAGACACGTTGCTCTTGTAACGAAGCAAGGTGAAGTTTTCACTTGGGGTGAGGAATCGGGTGGGAGACTTGGTCATGGAATAGAGAAAGACTTTAGCCGTCCCCAGTTAGTCGAGGTCTTGGCGCTAACTACTGTGGAATTTGTTGCATCTGGAGAGTATCAGACATGTGCTGTATCCACAGCTGGTGATTTATTCACTTGGGGTGATGGTACCCATAATGCCGGAATCCTCGGTCATGGCACCGACGTTAGCCACTGGATTCCAAAAAGAGTTTCTGGTGCATTAGAAGGTATTCAAGTCTTATCAATCGCATGTGGCGCATGGCATTCTGCTCTGGCAACTTCTGATGGGAAGCTATTCACATTTGGAGATGGAACATTCGGTGTTCTTGGTCATGGAGATCGAGAAAGTGTTAAATATCCGAAACTAGTTCAAATGTTAAGTGGACTAAAGACGATTAAAGTTGCTTGTGGTGTATGGCATACAGCAGCCATCGTAGAAGTTATAGGCCAAGCTGGTGTTAACGTATCATCAAGAAAGTTGTTCACCTGGGGTGATGGTGATAAACACCGGCTAGGTCACGGAAGTAAGGAAACTTATCTACTTCCTAACTGCGTATCTTCACTAATTGACTACAATTTCCACCAGCTAGCTTGTGGACATACGATAACAGTCGCGCTTACTACATCAGGACATGTCTTTACCATGGGTGGTACCGCACATGGTCAACTAGGTAACCCGAACTCTGATGGAAAGCTACCATGTCTGGTGCAAGAAAAACTTGTAGgtgaatttgttgaagaaatttCATGTGGGGCATATCATGTTGCCGTCTTGACATCAAGAAGCGAAGTATTCACTTGGGGAAGAGGTGCAAACGGAAGACTAGGACATGGTGACGTAGAAGATAGAAAAACACCAACATTAGTCGAATCATTGAAGGATAAGCATGTCAAGAATATATCATGTGGCTCGAATTTCACTTCAAGTATATGCATACATAAATGGGTCTCGGGTACCGACCAATCAGTTTGCTCTGGCTGCCGGCAAGCATTCGGTTTTACTAGAAAGAGACACAATTGTTATAACTGTGGTATGGTACATTGCCATGCTTGTAGTTCCAAGAAAGCATTAAAAGCAGCATTGGCTCCAACACCGGGTAAACCGCACCGTGTATGCGATACTTGCTATGCAAAACTTAAAGCTGCAGAAGCTGGTAATGCTTCAAATCCGACTCGGAAAGTTAGCGGTCTCAATTCTTCCATAGATAGTAGGGAAAGATCAGATAAGTTCGAAATAAGGCCTTCGAGGCTCTTGCTTTATCCCACAGCAGAACCAGCCAAGTACTTCGAGATCAGGTCAGGAAAACATGAGGCCAGATCCAATTCTCCGTCTCTAGTCCGAGGTTCGCAAGTACCATCACTTCTACAACTTAAAGACGTTGCATTTCCAAGCTCATTCACTGCTATTCAAAATGTTTTAAAACCTGTTCCTTCTCCTTCTCCTCCACCATCACCACCACCTCCACCGGGATCTTATTCTCCTATCAACTCGAGATCTTCTTCACCGTACTCCAGGAGACCAAGCCCTCCACGTTCCGCCACACCTGCATTTTCGAAGGGCGTTATGGAAAGCCTTAGGAAATCAAATGAACTTTTGAACCAAGAAGTATCCAAATTGCAAAAACAA ATCAAAAGTTTGAAGCAGAAATATGATTCACAAGACATGGAGATTCTGAAACTACAAAAAAGTGCTCAACAATCCACTTCATATGCCACAAAAGAATCATCCAAGTCTAATGAAGCCAAGAAACTAGTGAAATCCATCACCGATCAG TTAATGGAAATAACAGAGAAGTTGCCACCTGAAGTTTCTGATGATGAAACCTTTAAAGCTATTCAAACTCGAGCCAAAACGTTCTTAAACCGACTTGAAACATCTGAAACTTATTTGCCTGCAAGCTTGGAATCTTCACCTATGGAAGGTAACACGGATGCAAGCAAATGGAGACCATCAGAGTCTTCAGCAATTAGAGACGGAAGTGAAAAAGAAATTACCGAACAATTCGAACCTGGAGTCTATATCACTTACGTTTATCACAATAATGGTGGAAAGATCTTCAAACGAGTTAGATTCAG TAAAAGGAAGTTTGATGAACAACATGCGGGAGAATGGTGGTCCAACAATAAAGATAGGGTGCTTATGAGGTACAGTCCAAACGCGGCAAAACTGGCTTCGGCTGTTTCATCCCCTACTCCACTGCCGGCTGATGAAGAAACCAGTGAAGCTGCACCCCCTTCCTAG